The Pseudomonas extremaustralis genome contains a region encoding:
- a CDS encoding alpha/beta hydrolase, with protein MMLRVLLFTLTLFTALAQAATPVVLQRPISLDTGTGQLFGSLLLPQSDTPVPVVLIIAGSGPTDRNGNSADGARNDSLKRLAWVLARHNIASVRYDKRGVAASLAATPDERNLTLDAYVADAVAWGKLLKADKRMGPLIVLGHSEGALVAALAAPQLEPAGVISLSGSARPVDQVIRQQLADHLPPALLLRSNEILDHLKAGQVDANVPGPLQSIFRPSVQPYLISLFRADPSAAFAKLNMPALIIQGTNDIQVGVGDARQLKNAKPDAQLAVIEGMNHVMRIVPKDVKQQLASYNDPQLPLAAELGSRVVDFIDGLQPR; from the coding sequence ATAATGCTGCGAGTTTTACTGTTCACGCTCACCCTGTTTACCGCCCTGGCCCAGGCCGCCACCCCCGTGGTACTGCAACGCCCGATCAGCCTGGACACCGGCACCGGCCAACTGTTTGGCTCGCTGTTGCTGCCGCAGTCCGACACACCGGTGCCGGTGGTGCTGATCATTGCCGGCTCCGGCCCCACCGACCGTAATGGCAACAGTGCCGACGGCGCGCGCAACGACAGCCTCAAGCGCCTGGCCTGGGTATTGGCGCGCCACAACATCGCCAGCGTGCGCTATGACAAGCGCGGCGTCGCCGCCAGCCTGGCCGCCACCCCCGATGAACGCAACCTGACCCTCGACGCCTACGTGGCCGACGCGGTGGCCTGGGGCAAACTGCTCAAGGCCGACAAACGCATGGGCCCGCTGATTGTGCTGGGTCACAGCGAAGGCGCGCTGGTAGCCGCCCTGGCCGCACCGCAACTGGAACCGGCAGGCGTGATCTCCTTGTCCGGCAGCGCCCGCCCGGTCGACCAGGTGATCCGCCAGCAACTGGCCGATCACCTACCCCCTGCCCTGTTGCTGCGCAGCAATGAAATCCTCGATCACCTCAAGGCCGGCCAGGTGGACGCCAACGTGCCGGGGCCGCTGCAAAGCATTTTCCGACCCAGCGTGCAGCCGTATCTGATCAGCTTGTTCCGTGCCGATCCGTCGGCAGCGTTCGCCAAGTTGAACATGCCAGCACTGATCATCCAGGGCACCAACGATATCCAGGTCGGCGTCGGCGATGCCCGACAACTGAAAAACGCCAAGCCAGACGCACAATTGGCGGTGATCGAGGGCATGAACCACGTCATGCGCATCGTGCCCAAGGACGTGAAGCAGCAATTGGCCTCCTACAATGACCCGCAATTGCCCCTTGCCGCCGAGCTGGGCAGCCGCGTGGTGGACTTTATCGACGGACTTCAACCCCGTTAA
- the aroC gene encoding chorismate synthase, which translates to MSGNTFGKLFTVTTAGESHGPALVAIVDGCPPGLELSLEDLQRDLDRRKPGTSRHTTQRQEPDEVEILSGVFEGRTTGCAIGLLIRNTDQKSKDYSAIKDLFRPAHADYTYHHKYGERDYRGGGRSSARETAMRVAAGAIAKKYLATQGIVIRGYMSQLGPIEIPFKTWDSVQDNAFFCPDPDKVPELEAYMDQLRRDQDSVGAKITVVAEGVKPGLGEPIFDRLDAELAHALMSINAVKGVEIGAGFACVSQRGTEHRDELTPQGFLSNNAGGILGGISSGQPIVAHLALKATSSITTPGRSIDVHGNPVDVITKGRHDPCVGIRATPIAEAMMAIVLMDHLLRNRGQNADVHVSTPVLGQL; encoded by the coding sequence ATGTCCGGCAATACCTTCGGCAAGCTGTTCACTGTCACCACCGCGGGCGAAAGCCATGGCCCGGCGTTGGTCGCCATTGTCGACGGCTGCCCGCCCGGCCTCGAGCTGTCCCTGGAAGACCTGCAGCGTGACCTCGACCGTCGCAAGCCCGGCACCAGCCGTCACACCACTCAGCGCCAGGAGCCCGACGAAGTCGAGATCCTCTCCGGCGTGTTCGAAGGCCGCACCACCGGTTGCGCCATCGGCCTGCTGATCCGCAACACTGACCAGAAATCCAAGGACTATTCGGCGATCAAGGACCTGTTCCGCCCGGCCCACGCCGACTACACCTACCACCACAAATATGGCGAACGCGACTACCGTGGCGGCGGCCGCAGCTCGGCCCGCGAAACCGCGATGCGCGTGGCCGCCGGTGCCATCGCCAAGAAATACCTGGCGACCCAGGGCATCGTCATTCGTGGCTACATGAGCCAGCTGGGCCCGATCGAAATTCCGTTCAAGACCTGGGACAGCGTGCAGGACAACGCGTTTTTCTGCCCGGATCCCGACAAAGTGCCGGAACTGGAGGCCTACATGGACCAGTTGCGCCGCGACCAGGATTCCGTCGGCGCCAAGATCACCGTAGTGGCCGAAGGCGTCAAGCCGGGCCTGGGCGAGCCGATCTTCGACCGCCTGGACGCCGAGCTGGCCCATGCGCTGATGAGCATCAATGCGGTCAAAGGCGTGGAAATCGGCGCCGGCTTCGCCTGCGTCTCCCAGCGCGGTACCGAGCATCGCGACGAACTGACCCCGCAAGGCTTCCTCAGCAACAACGCGGGCGGCATCCTCGGCGGTATTTCCTCCGGCCAACCCATCGTTGCGCACCTGGCGCTCAAGGCCACGTCGAGTATTACCACGCCGGGCCGTTCGATCGATGTGCATGGCAATCCGGTGGACGTGATCACCAAGGGCCGCCATGACCCGTGCGTCGGCATCCGCGCCACGCCGATCGCCGAAGCGATGATGGCCATCGTGTTGATGGACCACCTGTTGCGCAATCGCGGGCAAAACGCCGACGTGCACGTGAGTACCCCGGTGCTGGGCCAGCTGTGA
- a CDS encoding MFS transporter has protein sequence MTALPYWRLSSFYLFYFALLGATAPFLALYFDHLGFSSARIGELVAIPMLMRCVAPNLWGWLGDYTGRRLAIVRLGAVCTLASFSLIFVSHTYAWLALVMALHAFFWHAVLPQFEVITLAHLRQQTSRYSQIRLWGSIGFILTVVIMGRLFDGLSLDIYPVVIVVIMAGIIGASLWVPNAQPASHGKRLAGDGFLKQLCSPGVLAFYVCVALMQMSHGPYYTFLTLHLEHLGYSRGVIGLLWALGVVAEVLMFLGMSRILTRFSVRRVLLASFLLAAVRWLLLGSFAEFFWVLLLAQVMHAATFGSFHAASIAFVQRSFGDKQQGQGQALYAALAGTGGALGALYSGYSWNLLGPTLTFSIASVAALAAAVIIGFRLQEQSRGTLQ, from the coding sequence GTGACAGCACTCCCGTACTGGCGCCTCTCCAGCTTCTACCTGTTCTACTTCGCCCTGCTGGGGGCGACAGCGCCGTTCCTGGCGCTGTACTTCGATCATTTGGGGTTCTCCAGCGCGCGCATCGGCGAGCTGGTGGCCATCCCCATGCTGATGCGCTGCGTGGCCCCCAACCTGTGGGGCTGGCTGGGCGACTACACCGGGCGGCGCCTGGCCATCGTGCGTTTGGGAGCGGTGTGCACCCTGGCGAGTTTTTCGCTGATCTTCGTCAGCCACACCTACGCCTGGCTGGCCCTGGTGATGGCATTGCACGCGTTCTTCTGGCACGCGGTGCTGCCGCAGTTTGAAGTGATCACCCTGGCCCACCTGCGCCAACAGACCTCGCGCTACAGTCAGATCCGCCTGTGGGGCTCCATCGGGTTCATCCTCACGGTGGTGATCATGGGGCGCCTGTTCGACGGGCTGAGCCTGGATATTTACCCGGTGGTGATCGTGGTCATCATGGCCGGGATCATCGGCGCCAGCCTGTGGGTGCCGAATGCACAGCCCGCCAGCCACGGCAAACGCCTGGCCGGTGACGGTTTCCTCAAGCAATTGTGCAGCCCCGGTGTCTTGGCGTTTTATGTCTGTGTGGCGCTGATGCAAATGAGCCATGGCCCGTATTACACCTTCCTGACCCTGCACCTGGAACACCTGGGCTACAGCCGTGGTGTGATCGGGCTGCTGTGGGCTTTGGGGGTGGTGGCCGAAGTGCTGATGTTCCTGGGCATGAGCCGTATCCTCACGCGCTTTTCGGTGCGCCGGGTACTGCTGGCCAGCTTCCTGTTGGCGGCCGTGCGTTGGTTGCTGCTGGGCTCGTTCGCCGAATTCTTTTGGGTGCTGTTGCTGGCGCAGGTGATGCACGCCGCCACCTTCGGCAGCTTTCATGCGGCCTCCATCGCCTTTGTGCAGCGTAGTTTTGGCGACAAACAACAAGGCCAGGGCCAGGCGCTGTATGCCGCGTTGGCCGGTACCGGTGGTGCTTTGGGCGCCCTGTATTCCGGTTACAGCTGGAACCTGTTGGGCCCCACCCTGACCTTCAGTATCGCCAGCGTCGCGGCCCTGGCCGCCGCCGTTATCATCGGTTTTCGATTGCAAGAGCAGAGCAGAGGAACCCTCCAATGA
- a CDS encoding 1,2-dihydroxy-3-keto-5-methylthiopentene dioxygenase yields MSYVAIYPVTSPDTPNKVLTHFDDIATTLAEHGVRFERWQPGPLEKGAGDAQLIAAYQAQIDALGYGGVEVFSVTGDQPQKAELRAQFLDEHRYNTDNAHFFIAGQGWFCLHVDDYVYGVRCEKNDLLVIPAGMPHWFDIGENPHIVALRLFSATAGRTPEPTGDAIARRFPGLDD; encoded by the coding sequence ATGAGTTATGTCGCTATTTACCCCGTCACCTCACCGGATACCCCGAACAAGGTCCTGACCCACTTCGACGACATCGCCACGACCCTCGCCGAGCACGGTGTGCGGTTCGAGCGTTGGCAGCCCGGCCCCCTCGAAAAGGGCGCCGGCGACGCGCAACTGATCGCGGCGTACCAGGCGCAGATCGACGCCCTCGGCTACGGTGGCGTGGAAGTGTTCAGCGTCACGGGCGACCAGCCGCAGAAAGCCGAACTGCGCGCGCAGTTCCTCGATGAACATCGCTACAACACAGACAATGCGCACTTTTTCATCGCAGGCCAGGGCTGGTTCTGCCTGCATGTGGATGACTACGTGTACGGCGTACGCTGCGAGAAAAATGACCTGCTGGTGATCCCGGCCGGCATGCCGCACTGGTTCGATATAGGCGAGAACCCGCACATTGTGGCGTTGCGGCTCTTCAGTGCGACGGCAGGCCGGACGCCTGAACCGACGGGTGATGCCATCGCCCGGCGATTCCCTGGGTTGGACGATTGA
- a CDS encoding response regulator transcription factor: MTGPKESSPYSVPNAVRRRLSLSGKPLTPTELEILRWASEGKTVWEISRIRATSEATVKFHLRNIYGKLQVNNRVQAMNEAARQGLC, encoded by the coding sequence ATGACCGGTCCCAAGGAGTCGTCACCCTATTCCGTGCCCAACGCCGTCAGACGGCGACTGAGCTTGTCCGGCAAACCCTTGACCCCCACGGAGCTGGAAATCCTGCGCTGGGCTTCGGAAGGCAAGACGGTCTGGGAGATCAGCCGGATACGGGCCACGTCCGAAGCCACGGTGAAGTTCCACCTGCGCAATATCTACGGCAAGCTGCAGGTCAACAACCGTGTCCAGGCCATGAATGAAGCGGCGCGCCAGGGCCTTTGCTGA
- a CDS encoding DUF3509 domain-containing protein has translation MSLIQDKFASVFSTYDVTTQPRPDGGILLTLRNSEGKQVKRSISYQQLHTADQLTWVISAIRRDLAEQASELPHISMLQSQNRFALPTYHSA, from the coding sequence ATGAGCCTGATCCAAGATAAATTCGCTTCAGTATTCTCCACCTACGACGTCACCACCCAACCACGTCCCGACGGCGGCATCCTGTTGACCTTGCGTAACAGCGAAGGCAAACAGGTCAAGCGTTCGATTTCGTACCAACAGTTGCACACCGCCGATCAGTTGACCTGGGTGATCAGTGCCATTCGCCGTGACCTGGCCGAACAAGCCAGCGAGCTGCCGCACATTTCCATGCTGCAAAGCCAGAATCGCTTTGCCCTGCCGACCTACCATTCGGCTTGA